Proteins found in one Mycobacteriales bacterium genomic segment:
- the uvrB gene encoding excinuclease ABC subunit UvrB encodes MASQRSSTPTVERLATDLKRSTRRFEVVSDFQPAGDQPAAIDELERRLVKGEPDVVLLGATGTGKSATTAWLVERVQRPTLVMAPNKTLAAQLANEFRELLPHNAVEYFVSYYDNYQPEAYVPQTDTYIEKDSSINEEVERLRHSATMSLLTRRDVIVVASVSCIYGLGTPQEYVDRMVKLTVGDTIERDKLLRQFVDVQYTRNDLAFTRGTFRVRGDTVEVFPVYEELAVRIEMFGDEIERVMTLHPLTGEVVAEHEEVFVFPATHYVAGPERMERATAGIELELADRLAEMEAQGKLLEAQRLRMRTTYDLEMMRQVGFCNGIENYSRHIDGRSPGTAPHTLLDYFPDDFLLVIDESHVTVPQIGGMYEGDRSRKATLVDHGFRLPSAMDNRPLQWEEFLERVGQAVYLSATPGPYELSRVKNDVVEQVIRPTGLVDPEIVVKPTKGQIDDLVHEIRLRAERDERVLVTTLTKKMSEDLTDYLLELGIRVRYLHSEVDTIRRIELLKELRKGEYDVLVGINLLREGLDLPEVSLVAILDADKEGFLRSGTSLIQTIGRAARNVSGQVHMYADTITPSMAKAIDETTRRRAKQVAYNTERGLDPQPLRKRIADILDDIVREDAESGAALVGGSGRSQSRGKAPVPGMSSKGAAGTHAKDLAGMPRAELAQLIQQLQDQMHDAARELSFELAARLRDEVNELKKELRGMDAAGVR; translated from the coding sequence GTGGCCTCTCAGCGCAGCAGCACCCCGACCGTGGAGCGGCTCGCGACCGACCTGAAGCGCAGCACCCGGCGCTTCGAGGTGGTCAGCGACTTCCAGCCCGCCGGTGACCAGCCGGCCGCCATCGACGAGCTCGAGCGACGACTGGTCAAGGGCGAGCCCGACGTCGTCCTGCTCGGCGCGACCGGCACCGGCAAGTCCGCGACGACCGCCTGGCTGGTCGAGCGGGTGCAGCGCCCGACGCTGGTCATGGCGCCCAACAAGACCCTGGCCGCGCAGCTGGCCAACGAGTTCCGCGAGCTGCTGCCGCACAACGCGGTCGAGTACTTCGTCAGCTACTACGACAACTACCAGCCCGAGGCCTACGTCCCGCAGACCGACACCTACATCGAGAAGGACTCCTCCATCAACGAGGAGGTGGAGCGCCTGCGCCACTCCGCCACGATGAGCCTGCTGACCCGCCGCGACGTCATCGTCGTGGCGAGCGTGAGCTGCATCTACGGCCTCGGCACCCCGCAGGAGTACGTCGACCGGATGGTGAAGCTCACCGTCGGCGACACCATCGAGCGCGACAAGCTCCTCCGGCAGTTCGTCGACGTGCAGTACACCCGCAACGACCTCGCCTTCACCCGCGGGACCTTCCGGGTCCGCGGCGACACCGTCGAGGTCTTCCCGGTCTACGAGGAGCTCGCGGTCCGCATCGAGATGTTCGGTGACGAGATCGAGCGGGTCATGACGCTGCACCCGCTGACCGGTGAGGTCGTCGCGGAGCACGAGGAGGTCTTCGTCTTCCCGGCGACCCACTACGTCGCGGGTCCCGAGCGGATGGAGCGCGCGACCGCCGGCATCGAGCTCGAGCTGGCCGACCGGCTGGCCGAGATGGAGGCGCAGGGCAAGCTGCTCGAGGCCCAGCGGCTGAGGATGCGCACCACCTACGACCTCGAGATGATGCGCCAGGTCGGCTTCTGCAACGGCATCGAGAACTACAGCCGCCACATCGACGGTCGCTCGCCCGGCACCGCGCCGCACACCCTGCTCGACTACTTCCCCGACGACTTCCTGCTCGTCATCGACGAGTCGCACGTGACCGTCCCGCAGATCGGCGGGATGTACGAGGGCGACCGCTCCCGCAAAGCGACCCTCGTCGACCACGGCTTCCGGCTGCCGAGCGCGATGGACAACCGGCCGTTGCAGTGGGAGGAGTTCCTCGAGCGGGTCGGCCAGGCCGTCTACCTCTCCGCGACGCCGGGGCCCTACGAGCTCAGTCGCGTCAAGAACGACGTCGTCGAGCAGGTCATCCGCCCGACCGGCCTGGTCGACCCCGAGATCGTCGTCAAGCCCACCAAGGGCCAGATCGACGACCTCGTCCACGAGATCCGGCTACGCGCCGAGCGCGACGAGCGGGTGCTCGTCACGACCCTGACCAAGAAGATGTCGGAGGACCTCACCGACTACCTCCTCGAGCTCGGCATCCGGGTCCGCTACCTGCACTCCGAGGTCGACACGATCCGCCGCATCGAGCTGCTCAAGGAGCTGCGCAAGGGCGAGTACGACGTGCTCGTCGGCATCAACCTGCTCCGCGAGGGGCTGGACCTCCCCGAGGTGTCGCTCGTGGCGATCCTCGACGCCGACAAGGAAGGCTTCCTGCGGTCGGGCACGAGCCTCATCCAGACGATCGGCCGCGCGGCGCGCAACGTCAGCGGCCAGGTCCACATGTACGCCGACACGATCACCCCCAGCATGGCCAAGGCGATCGACGAGACCACCCGACGGCGGGCCAAGCAGGTCGCCTACAACACCGAGCGCGGCCTCGACCCGCAGCCGCTCCGCAAGCGGATCGCGGACATCCTCGACGACATCGTGCGCGAGGACGCGGAGTCAGGGGCAGCCCTGGTCGGTGGCAGCGGCCGCAGCCAGTCCCGCGGCAAGGCACCCGTCCCCGGGATGAGCAGCAAGGGGGCGGCGGGGACCCATGCGAAGGACTTGGCGGGCATGCCGCGCGCCGAGCTCGCACAGCTCATCCAGCAGCTCCAGGACCAGATGCACGACGCCGCCCGCGAGCTGTCCTTCGAGCTCGCCGCCCGGCTGCGCGACGAGGTCAACGAGCTGAAGAAGGAGCTGCGTGGCATGGACGCGGCCGGGGTCCGGTAG
- a CDS encoding glycosyltransferase family 4 protein, whose translation MRIALLSYRSKPHCGGQGVYVRHLSRELCALGHEVEVISGPPYPELDEVPGLRLTALPSLDLYRDPDPFRLPWPKEFRTRYDVLEFLHMCTAGFPEPLSFSLRAWEELRRRPLEDRPDIVHDNQTLGYGLLLMQRDGLDVIANVHHPITVDKKLDLAAAHWRKKPSMRRWYGFLAMQGRVVRRLPAVLTVSQNSFDDIVTDFGVDAAKMTVVPVGVEADVFVPPTLPRVPGRIVATASADVPLKGIVPLLEAVAKLRTERDVELVIVGKAKEGGHAAKAIERLGLEDSVRFVTGISERELVEVFGSAQVGVVPSLYEGFSLPAIELLACATPLVATTAGALPEVVGPDGESALHVPPGDPEALAAAIGRLLDDDALAARIGAAGRARVEAIYTWQAVAEQTVAWYRRHLQETTEDPSC comes from the coding sequence CTGCGCATCGCGCTGCTGTCGTACCGCAGCAAGCCGCACTGCGGCGGCCAGGGCGTCTACGTGCGCCATCTCTCCCGCGAGCTGTGCGCGCTCGGCCACGAGGTCGAGGTCATCAGCGGCCCGCCCTACCCCGAGCTCGACGAGGTGCCGGGCCTGCGCCTGACCGCGCTGCCGAGCCTCGACCTCTACCGCGACCCCGACCCCTTCCGGCTGCCGTGGCCGAAGGAGTTCCGCACCCGCTACGACGTGCTGGAGTTCCTCCACATGTGCACGGCGGGATTCCCGGAGCCGCTCAGCTTCTCGCTGCGCGCCTGGGAGGAGCTCCGTCGGCGCCCGCTCGAGGACCGCCCCGACATCGTCCACGACAACCAGACGCTCGGCTACGGCCTGCTGCTCATGCAGCGCGACGGGCTCGACGTCATCGCCAACGTCCACCACCCGATCACGGTCGACAAGAAGCTTGACCTCGCCGCCGCCCACTGGCGCAAGAAGCCGTCGATGCGCCGGTGGTACGGCTTCCTCGCGATGCAGGGCAGGGTCGTACGCCGGCTGCCTGCCGTGCTGACGGTCAGCCAGAACAGCTTCGACGACATCGTCACCGACTTCGGCGTCGACGCCGCGAAGATGACGGTCGTCCCCGTGGGGGTCGAGGCCGACGTCTTCGTCCCGCCGACGCTGCCGCGCGTGCCGGGGCGCATCGTCGCCACCGCCAGCGCCGACGTGCCGCTCAAGGGCATCGTCCCGCTGCTCGAGGCGGTCGCCAAGCTGCGCACCGAGCGCGACGTCGAGCTCGTCATCGTGGGCAAGGCCAAGGAGGGCGGCCACGCCGCCAAGGCCATCGAGCGGCTCGGCCTCGAGGACAGCGTCCGCTTCGTCACCGGCATCAGCGAGCGCGAGCTCGTCGAGGTCTTCGGTAGCGCCCAGGTCGGTGTCGTCCCGAGCCTCTACGAGGGCTTCAGCCTCCCCGCGATCGAGCTGCTCGCCTGCGCGACGCCGCTCGTCGCAACGACCGCGGGCGCGCTGCCCGAGGTCGTCGGTCCCGACGGCGAGTCCGCGCTGCACGTCCCGCCGGGCGACCCGGAAGCCCTCGCCGCCGCGATCGGCCGGCTGCTCGATGACGACGCGCTCGCGGCCCGCATCGGGGCCGCCGGACGCGCCCGCGTCGAGGCCATCTACACCTGGCAGGCCGTGGCGGAGCAGACCGTCGCCTGGTACCGCCGCCATCTGCAGGAGACAACGGAGGACCCCTCGTGCTGA
- a CDS encoding class I SAM-dependent methyltransferase, which yields MLTVDFEQFPVGPGDRVLDMGCGGGRHAFALAKRGADVVAFDYDAAELKDVRGMFGALSDSGDIPAGSLAAAVRGTAYSLPFPDATFDRIVAAEVLEHLPEDELAMSELSRVLKPGGIIAVTVPRWLPEKVCWALSDAYHEVEGGHVRIYKGSVLQQRLERTGLRKTGHHHAHGLHAPYWWLKCAVGVSNDANPLVKAYHSLLVWDMVKAPLATRLAERVLQPLVGKSLVVYLSKPEALDVAA from the coding sequence GTGCTGACCGTCGACTTCGAGCAGTTCCCGGTAGGACCGGGTGACCGCGTCCTGGACATGGGCTGCGGGGGAGGGCGGCACGCCTTCGCCCTCGCCAAGCGCGGCGCCGACGTCGTCGCGTTCGACTACGACGCCGCGGAGCTCAAGGACGTGCGCGGGATGTTCGGCGCGCTGTCCGACAGCGGTGACATCCCGGCGGGCAGCCTCGCCGCCGCTGTCCGCGGCACGGCGTACTCCCTGCCCTTCCCCGACGCCACCTTCGACCGCATCGTGGCCGCCGAGGTCCTCGAGCACCTGCCCGAGGACGAGCTCGCGATGAGCGAGCTGTCACGCGTGCTCAAGCCGGGCGGCATCATCGCGGTGACGGTGCCGCGCTGGCTGCCGGAGAAGGTCTGCTGGGCGCTGTCCGACGCCTACCACGAGGTCGAGGGCGGTCACGTCCGCATCTACAAGGGCTCGGTCCTGCAGCAGCGCCTCGAGCGGACGGGGCTGCGCAAGACGGGCCACCACCACGCCCACGGCCTGCACGCGCCCTACTGGTGGCTCAAGTGCGCGGTCGGGGTCAGCAACGACGCCAACCCGCTGGTGAAGGCCTACCACTCGCTGCTGGTGTGGGACATGGTCAAGGCGCCGCTCGCGACGCGCCTGGCTGAGCGAGTCCTGCAGCCGCTCGTCGGCAAGTCCCTGGTCGTCTACTTGAGCAAGCCGGAGGCCCTCGATGTGGCTGCGTGA
- a CDS encoding prenyltransferase/squalene oxidase repeat-containing protein: MWLRDLPEVLTKEQLAQTVDWLVSVQQPSGSVPWPDGHTDAWDHVECAMAFVLGGRLDEARRAYDFLRRTQGPDGSWPTSMDQEATLDAKVDTNQVAYVAVGMWQWWLVTGDRTFPREMWPVVRKALDYVIDMQAPGGELWWAREGDGTVVRDALLTGSASSYQSLRCGLALAEMMDDPQPEWELAAGRLQHAVAHHPEAFLDKSRFSMDWYYPILAGSVRGAAADERFAKEWGDFVVPGIGCRCVSDRPWVTGAETAELAMSLLACGDRERALQVFTDVQHLRADDGAYWTGLVYDEDVRWPAEQSSWTAAAMVLAADALVGGTTLALFSGETLPTGVLLPADACLEAEAECAL, translated from the coding sequence ATGTGGCTGCGTGACCTTCCCGAGGTCCTGACCAAGGAGCAGCTGGCGCAGACCGTCGACTGGCTGGTCTCCGTGCAGCAGCCCAGCGGCTCGGTGCCGTGGCCCGACGGCCACACCGACGCGTGGGACCACGTCGAGTGCGCGATGGCGTTCGTCCTCGGCGGTCGCCTCGACGAGGCGCGCCGCGCCTACGACTTCCTGCGTCGCACTCAAGGACCCGACGGCTCCTGGCCGACCTCGATGGACCAGGAGGCGACCCTCGACGCCAAGGTCGACACCAACCAGGTCGCCTACGTCGCGGTCGGCATGTGGCAGTGGTGGCTCGTCACGGGCGACCGGACCTTCCCGCGCGAGATGTGGCCGGTGGTGCGCAAGGCCCTCGACTACGTCATCGACATGCAGGCGCCCGGTGGCGAGCTGTGGTGGGCGCGCGAGGGTGACGGCACCGTCGTCCGCGACGCCCTGCTGACCGGCTCTGCCTCGTCGTACCAGTCCCTGCGCTGCGGGCTGGCGCTGGCCGAGATGATGGACGACCCCCAGCCCGAGTGGGAGCTCGCGGCCGGTCGGCTGCAGCACGCCGTGGCCCACCACCCGGAGGCGTTCCTCGACAAGTCGCGCTTCTCGATGGACTGGTACTACCCGATCCTCGCCGGCTCGGTGCGCGGCGCGGCCGCCGACGAGCGCTTCGCCAAGGAGTGGGGCGACTTCGTCGTCCCGGGCATCGGCTGCCGCTGCGTCTCGGACCGGCCCTGGGTGACCGGCGCGGAGACCGCCGAGCTCGCGATGTCGCTGCTCGCCTGCGGTGACCGCGAGCGCGCGCTGCAGGTCTTCACCGACGTGCAGCACCTGCGCGCCGACGACGGTGCCTACTGGACCGGCCTGGTCTACGACGAGGACGTCCGCTGGCCTGCCGAGCAGAGCTCGTGGACGGCCGCGGCGATGGTGCTCGCGGCCGACGCCCTCGTCGGCGGGACGACGCTCGCGCTGTTCTCCGGCGAGACGCTCCCGACGGGGGTCCTGCTGCCTGCGGATGCCTGCCTCGAGGCAGAGGCTGAGTGCGCGCTGTGA
- a CDS encoding class I SAM-dependent methyltransferase translates to MASTTKGFLPEEEALALRAAALAAIPGLWLEIGTYCGKSTVHLGSAAREAGAHLVTVDHHRGSEENQPGWEWHDASLVDPHTGRLETLPSLRHALWDAGLDDVVSVVVGSTQQVGRWWASPLAFLFLDGNHTEEVAQHDYAAFAPHLAVGGTLAVHDVFPDPADGGQPPWHVVQRALTEGYEQVSETGSLRVLRRTR, encoded by the coding sequence GTGGCGTCAACCACCAAGGGCTTCCTGCCCGAGGAAGAGGCCCTTGCCCTGCGCGCCGCCGCCCTCGCGGCGATCCCCGGGCTGTGGCTCGAGATCGGCACCTACTGCGGCAAGTCGACGGTCCACCTCGGCTCGGCGGCCCGCGAGGCCGGCGCGCACCTCGTCACCGTCGACCACCACCGCGGCTCCGAGGAGAACCAGCCCGGCTGGGAGTGGCACGACGCCTCGCTCGTCGACCCGCACACCGGGCGGCTCGAGACCCTGCCGTCGCTGCGCCACGCCCTGTGGGACGCCGGCCTCGACGACGTGGTCTCCGTCGTCGTCGGCTCCACCCAGCAGGTCGGCCGCTGGTGGGCGTCCCCGCTGGCCTTCCTCTTCCTCGACGGCAACCACACCGAGGAGGTCGCGCAGCACGACTACGCCGCCTTCGCACCGCATCTCGCGGTCGGCGGCACGCTCGCCGTGCACGACGTCTTCCCCGACCCTGCCGACGGCGGTCAGCCGCCGTGGCACGTCGTGCAGCGCGCCCTGACCGAGGGCTACGAGCAGGTCTCGGAGACCGGCTCGCTGCGGGTGCTGCGCCGGACCCGCTAG
- a CDS encoding TerC family protein produces the protein MLDVSTTAWIATIGGLVLLLAFDLVIAAKKGPHKVTTREATAWVSFYVGLAIAFGIGLAVVGGGEFGGQFFAGYITEYSLSVDNLFVFVIIMASFAVPAEHQHKVLLFGIVLALVLRGAFIAVGAAAIERFEWVFFVFGAFLVYTAYKLATTGEEEHDSENKLVVLMERILPTTREYDGSKVVTKVAGKRVVTPMLLVMIAIGSTDILFALDSIPAIFGLTEEPYIVFTANAFALMGLRQLYFLLDGLLDRLVYLSKGLSVILGFIGVKLVLHAAHDYSWGSWAPDIGTFTSLGVIVGVLTVTVVLSLRAVKRDPSLIHTREEHTGEALAQVPERASREG, from the coding sequence GTGCTCGACGTGTCCACCACCGCCTGGATCGCCACGATCGGCGGCCTGGTCCTGCTGCTGGCGTTCGACCTCGTCATCGCCGCCAAGAAGGGCCCGCACAAGGTCACGACCCGGGAGGCCACTGCCTGGGTGTCGTTCTACGTCGGCCTCGCGATCGCCTTCGGCATCGGGCTGGCCGTCGTGGGCGGTGGTGAGTTCGGCGGGCAGTTCTTCGCGGGCTACATCACCGAGTACAGCCTGAGCGTGGACAACCTGTTCGTCTTCGTCATCATCATGGCGAGCTTCGCCGTCCCCGCCGAGCACCAGCACAAGGTGCTGCTGTTCGGCATCGTGCTCGCGCTGGTCCTGCGCGGGGCCTTCATCGCCGTGGGCGCGGCGGCCATCGAGCGCTTCGAGTGGGTCTTCTTCGTCTTCGGCGCGTTCCTCGTCTACACCGCCTACAAGCTCGCCACGACCGGCGAGGAGGAGCACGACAGCGAGAACAAGCTCGTCGTGCTCATGGAGCGGATCCTGCCGACCACTCGTGAGTACGACGGGTCGAAGGTCGTCACCAAGGTCGCCGGCAAGCGCGTCGTCACCCCGATGCTGCTGGTCATGATCGCGATCGGGTCGACCGACATCCTGTTCGCCCTCGACTCGATCCCGGCGATCTTCGGTCTCACCGAGGAGCCCTACATCGTCTTCACCGCCAACGCTTTCGCGCTGATGGGCCTGCGCCAGCTCTACTTCCTGCTCGACGGGCTGCTCGACCGCCTCGTCTACCTCTCCAAGGGGCTCTCGGTCATCCTCGGCTTCATCGGCGTCAAGCTGGTCCTGCATGCCGCCCACGACTACAGCTGGGGCAGCTGGGCGCCCGACATCGGCACCTTCACCTCGCTGGGCGTGATCGTGGGAGTGCTGACCGTGACCGTCGTGCTGTCGCTGCGGGCCGTCAAGCGCGACCCGTCGCTCATCCACACCCGCGAGGAGCACACCGGCGAGGCGCTCGCCCAGGTGCCCGAGCGGGCCTCCCGCGAGGGCTGA
- a CDS encoding right-handed parallel beta-helix repeat-containing protein, whose amino-acid sequence MRRFSTVLTVLLAGLVLGAGPALAHEERESQFPSGKGVTPTYRTFEQAADRLVVCKPSSAKAVAEMKDARLRAFNQKLLKQCRFQHLQAAVDAVKKQKTNIYVLPGLYREEPSHAPACTKAYDGGVVEYDLIVSCGEVINLVTIAGDDPKDADTVCDNALCRLQVEGTGEKMTDVVFRGGFTNDGDWVKHNGIKADRADGFYLRNLTAELFRENALYVHETDGYVLDRVNARNNDLYGILTFTSDHGLIQDCDTSFNGDSGVYPGSAADVNALSTVTAPLTRYAVEIRRCKTYYNALGFSGTAGNSVWFHDNEVFSNGAGYVTDSFVGGHPGMPQDHAYLTKNKIFSNNSNYYERFVHSGICDKKPGERGYGKGTVCPAFPVPVGTGVMIAGGNRNLVTDNLIYDNWRTGAMLFWVPAAIRGEMAPTAQYDTSNGNHFTRNRMGFHPSGVKQPNGTDFWWDDQGVGNCWETNTSVRGEITHNATSPLGLPLCASPSLLPVGNATKSVGLLPCSQYNREDNKDPVGCDWFDNPTPPTDREAAPGQPARPPASADLPGISASSASLAARDTAPGLPATGGSWLLGLAGAGLVGAVLAARRRNTRVGAGAAV is encoded by the coding sequence GTGCGAAGGTTCTCGACCGTCCTCACCGTCCTGCTCGCCGGGCTCGTGCTCGGCGCCGGGCCCGCCCTCGCCCACGAGGAGCGCGAGTCGCAGTTCCCCTCCGGCAAGGGGGTGACGCCCACCTACCGCACCTTCGAGCAGGCAGCCGACCGGCTCGTGGTCTGCAAACCGTCGAGCGCGAAGGCCGTCGCGGAGATGAAGGACGCCCGTCTCAGGGCCTTCAACCAGAAACTGCTGAAGCAGTGCCGCTTCCAGCACCTGCAGGCAGCCGTCGACGCGGTGAAGAAGCAGAAGACCAACATCTACGTCCTGCCGGGCCTCTACCGCGAGGAGCCGTCGCACGCCCCGGCCTGCACCAAGGCCTACGACGGCGGCGTCGTCGAGTACGACCTCATCGTCAGCTGCGGTGAGGTCATCAACCTCGTGACGATCGCGGGTGACGACCCCAAGGATGCCGACACCGTCTGCGACAACGCGCTGTGCCGGCTCCAGGTCGAGGGCACCGGGGAGAAGATGACCGACGTCGTCTTCCGGGGCGGCTTCACCAACGACGGCGACTGGGTCAAGCACAACGGCATCAAGGCCGACCGCGCGGACGGCTTCTACCTGCGCAACCTCACCGCCGAGCTGTTCCGGGAGAACGCGCTCTACGTCCACGAGACCGACGGCTACGTCCTCGACCGCGTGAACGCCCGCAACAACGACCTCTACGGCATCCTCACCTTCACCAGCGACCACGGCCTGATCCAGGACTGCGACACGTCCTTCAACGGCGACTCCGGCGTCTACCCGGGCTCGGCGGCCGACGTCAACGCGCTGTCGACGGTGACCGCCCCGCTGACCCGCTACGCGGTGGAGATCCGTCGCTGCAAGACCTATTACAACGCCCTCGGCTTCTCCGGAACCGCCGGCAACAGCGTGTGGTTCCACGACAACGAGGTCTTCAGCAACGGCGCCGGCTACGTCACCGACTCCTTCGTCGGCGGGCACCCCGGGATGCCGCAGGACCACGCCTACCTCACCAAGAACAAGATCTTCAGCAACAACAGCAACTACTACGAGCGCTTCGTGCACAGCGGGATCTGCGACAAGAAGCCTGGGGAGCGCGGCTACGGCAAGGGCACGGTCTGCCCGGCCTTCCCGGTGCCGGTGGGCACCGGGGTGATGATCGCCGGCGGCAACCGCAACTTGGTGACCGACAACCTCATCTACGACAACTGGCGCACCGGCGCGATGCTGTTCTGGGTCCCGGCCGCGATCCGCGGTGAGATGGCGCCGACCGCTCAGTACGACACCTCCAACGGAAACCACTTCACGAGGAACCGGATGGGCTTCCACCCGTCCGGTGTGAAGCAGCCCAACGGCACCGACTTCTGGTGGGACGACCAGGGCGTCGGCAACTGCTGGGAGACCAACACCTCGGTGCGCGGTGAGATCACCCACAACGCCACCTCTCCGCTGGGCCTGCCCCTCTGTGCGTCACCCTCGCTGCTGCCGGTCGGCAACGCTACGAAGTCGGTTGGTCTGCTGCCGTGCTCGCAGTACAACCGCGAGGACAACAAGGACCCGGTGGGCTGCGACTGGTTCGACAACCCGACCCCACCGACCGACCGCGAGGCCGCGCCCGGCCAGCCGGCCCGCCCGCCGGCGTCCGCCGACCTCCCCGGGATCTCGGCGAGCTCCGCGTCGCTTGCCGCTCGTGACACCGCACCCGGCCTGCCGGCCACCGGCGGCTCCTGGCTGCTCGGCCTCGCCGGCGCCGGCCTGGTCGGCGCGGTGCTCGCGGCCCGCCGCCGCAACACCCGGGTCGGGGCCGGAGCGGCCGTATGA
- a CDS encoding phosphotransferase: MTDARTTWAVATAVAVARAQGLRVDDPVVLAEGYSVRVHVAPSPVVVRVPTVAATTRPPIRPWLERELAVTTWLHAVGAPVVPPTDLADPGPHEHDGGVVSLWQRVDVDPQPVEGPRYAAALADLHDALASYPGELPVLPGPRTDIAFGLPACEALLVPDDLAVAHATRARLAPWLDGHPDGLVPVHGDSHTGNLVRTTSGALLWNDWEDVGLGPVEWDLASLTLGDGVAAAYPRALDPQRLADCRLMRRLQVLVGTVGAGFEVDATVLGQWVEGLGR; this comes from the coding sequence GTGACAGACGCGCGTACGACGTGGGCCGTCGCCACAGCGGTCGCTGTGGCGCGGGCCCAGGGCCTGCGCGTCGACGACCCGGTCGTCCTCGCCGAGGGCTACAGCGTGCGCGTGCACGTCGCACCGAGCCCGGTCGTGGTCCGGGTCCCGACGGTCGCGGCGACCACCCGGCCACCGATCAGGCCGTGGCTCGAGCGCGAGCTGGCCGTCACGACCTGGCTGCACGCCGTCGGCGCCCCGGTGGTGCCGCCGACCGACCTCGCCGACCCTGGGCCGCACGAGCACGACGGGGGAGTGGTGAGCCTGTGGCAGCGCGTCGACGTCGACCCGCAACCGGTGGAGGGGCCCCGCTACGCCGCCGCGCTGGCCGACCTGCACGACGCGCTGGCGTCGTACCCGGGAGAGCTCCCGGTCCTCCCGGGACCGCGCACCGACATCGCGTTCGGGCTCCCGGCGTGCGAGGCCCTGCTGGTGCCCGACGACCTCGCGGTCGCCCACGCCACCCGTGCCCGGCTGGCCCCGTGGCTCGACGGCCATCCCGACGGGCTGGTGCCGGTGCACGGCGACTCCCACACCGGCAACCTCGTGCGGACGACGTCGGGTGCGCTGCTCTGGAACGACTGGGAGGACGTCGGTCTGGGGCCGGTCGAGTGGGACCTGGCGTCGCTGACGCTCGGGGACGGGGTGGCCGCGGCGTACCCCCGTGCGCTGGACCCGCAGCGGCTCGCCGACTGCCGCCTGATGCGTCGGCTGCAGGTGCTCGTGGGCACCGTCGGGGCCGGGTTCGAGGTCGACGCGACCGTCCTGGGGCAGTGGGTCGAGGGGCTCGGGCGCTGA
- a CDS encoding TerC/Alx family metal homeostasis membrane protein: MILSQELTTIATPGLWALTLGAVVLLLVVDFLVTRKPHEVSMREATAWSVFYVALPLAFGAWLWSRFGSQTGVEYLTGYLVEKSLSVDNLFVFMLLLTAFAVPPALQQRVLLYGIVGALVLRGVFIALGAAALKELSFAFLLFGAVLLATAWKVLRDQRSGHGHAVDIDTLRSVVLLRKFMPVTSDYRGPRLFVREAGVRTATPFALVVLAVLATDVVFAVDSVPAVYGITGDPFLVFATNAFALLGLRALYFVLQGVLSKMVHLGYGLAAILGFIGVKLVLHWAHGIWAWVPEIPTLLSLGVIIGVLALVTATSLRANAKPDRVATEDAEGRKARA, from the coding sequence GTGATCCTGTCCCAAGAGCTCACCACCATCGCGACGCCCGGTCTGTGGGCCCTCACCCTCGGCGCCGTCGTCCTCCTGCTCGTCGTCGACTTCCTCGTCACCCGCAAGCCGCACGAGGTGTCGATGCGGGAGGCCACCGCCTGGTCGGTCTTCTACGTCGCGCTGCCGCTCGCCTTCGGTGCCTGGCTGTGGTCCCGCTTCGGGTCCCAGACCGGCGTCGAGTACCTCACCGGCTACCTCGTCGAGAAGTCGCTCAGCGTCGACAACCTGTTCGTCTTCATGCTGCTGCTCACCGCGTTCGCCGTACCGCCGGCGCTGCAGCAGCGGGTGCTGCTCTACGGCATCGTCGGGGCGCTCGTCCTGCGCGGCGTCTTCATCGCCCTCGGCGCGGCAGCGCTCAAGGAGCTGTCGTTCGCGTTCCTCCTCTTCGGCGCGGTGCTGCTGGCCACCGCCTGGAAGGTCCTGCGCGACCAGCGCAGCGGGCACGGCCACGCGGTGGACATCGACACCCTGCGGTCGGTCGTGCTGCTCCGCAAGTTCATGCCGGTCACGTCCGACTACCGGGGGCCTCGGCTCTTCGTGCGCGAGGCCGGCGTGCGCACGGCCACGCCGTTCGCCCTGGTGGTCCTCGCCGTGCTCGCCACCGACGTGGTGTTCGCCGTGGACTCCGTTCCGGCGGTCTACGGCATCACCGGCGACCCGTTCCTGGTGTTCGCGACGAACGCGTTCGCCCTGCTCGGCCTGCGCGCCCTCTACTTCGTGCTGCAGGGGGTCCTGTCCAAGATGGTGCACCTCGGCTACGGACTCGCGGCGATCCTCGGCTTCATCGGAGTGAAGCTCGTCCTGCACTGGGCGCACGGCATCTGGGCCTGGGTGCCGGAGATCCCGACGCTGCTCTCACTCGGCGTCATCATCGGCGTCCTCGCCCTCGTGACGGCAACGAGCCTGCGCGCGAACGCGAAGCCGGACCGGGTGGCCACCGAGGACGCAGAAGGGCGGAAGGCTCGGGCCTGA